From Clarias gariepinus isolate MV-2021 ecotype Netherlands chromosome 2, CGAR_prim_01v2, whole genome shotgun sequence, one genomic window encodes:
- the nr2e3 gene encoding photoreceptor-specific nuclear receptor, whose protein sequence is MEDAIMKISMMPSTSPTDSSRSSSTEESHGGKSPAPGKSLSQGLLCKVCADTSSGKHYGIYACNGCSGFFKRSVRRRLIYRCQAGTGMCPVDKAHRNQCQACRLKKCLQAGMNKDAVQNERQPRSTAQVRLDTLDIDTEKEHLATTREPTSSSSSCSVISRPLLGSSVSSSINSSGSSQHSSSPQNSHRFMASLMTAETCAKLEPEDVDENIDVTSNEPEISSPESNSTLYPYSGPESIYETSARLLFMSVKWAKNLPVFSHLPFRDQVILLEEAWSELFLLCAIQWSLPLESCPLLSLPELSPSSQGKSSPCASDLRLLQELFSRFKAMQVDPTEFACLKAIVLFKPETSGLKDPEQVENLQDQSQVMLAQHIHTLYSSQTARFGRLLLLLPALHFVSSERIELLFFHRTIGNTPMEKLLCGMFKN, encoded by the exons ATGGAGGATGCCATTATGAAGATTTCCATGATGCCATCTACATCTCCCACTGACTCCTCTAGGAGCAGCTCCACAGAGGAAAGCCATGGAG GCAAAAGTCCAGCTCCTGGTAAGAGCTTGAGTCAAGGGCTACTGTGTAAGGTGTGTGCAGACACTAGCAGTGGAAAACATTATGGGATCTATGCCTGCAATGGCTGCAGTGGCTTCTTCAAACGCAGTGTGAGGCGTAGATTAATCTACAG ATGCCAAGCTGGTACAGGTATGTGTCCAGTAGATAAAGCCCATCGTAACCAGTGCCAGGCATGTCGCCTAAAGAAATGCCTTCAGGCTGGCATGAACAAAGATG CTGTGCAGAATGAGAGGCAACCACGAAGCACAGCTCAGGTCAGGTTAGACACCCTGGATATTGATACAGAGAAGGAACACCTAGCCACCACCAGAGAGCCCACATCCTCTTCGTCGTCATGTTCTGTGATAAGCAGACCTTTACTGGGCTCCTCCGTTAGCTCCAGCATCAACTCCAGTGGTTCCAGCCAGCACAGCAGCAGCCCCCAAAACAGCCACCGCTTCATGGCCAGCCTGATGACAGCTGAGACTTGCGCCAAGCTCGAGCCTGAGGATG TTGATGAGAATATTGATGTAACAAGTAACGAGCCGGAGATAAGCTCACCAGAGAGCAACTCAACACTCTATCCCTACTCTGGCCCTGAGAGCATATATGAGACTTCGGCCCGCCTACTCTTCATGTCTGTCAAATGGGCAAAGAACTTGCCAGTCTTCTCCCACCTGCCATTTAGGGACCAG GTGATACTGCTAGAGGAGGCATGGAGTGAGCTATTTCTGCTCTGTGCCATCCAGTGGTCCTTGCCACTTGAAAGCTGCCCCCTGCTTTCTCTACCTGAGCTCTCTCCTTCCTCACAGGGTAAAAGCAGCCCCTGCGCTTCTGACTTGCGTCTCCTGCAGGAGCTCTTTAGCCGCTTCAAGGCCATGCAGGTGGACCCTACAGAGTTCGCCTGTTTGAAAGCTATAGTTCTCTTCAAGCCAG aaacaagTGGCCTCAAAGACCCAGAACAGGTTGAGAATCTGCAGGACCAGTCTCAAGTAATGCTTGCTCAGCATATTCACACACTCTACTCCAGTCAAACAGCAAG GTTTGGAAGGCTGTTGTTGCTCCTTCCAGCTTTACATTTTGTAAGTTCAGAGAGAATCGAATTGCTTTTCTTCCACAGAACAATTGGAAACACACCGATGGAAAAGTTGCTCTGTGGCATGTTTAAGAATTGA